AGTTACCTATGCAAAATGACGTACGATGCCTCAACTTATCCAATGCCGTTGCTATTGCATCATATGAAGTTTTGAGACAACATAACTTTGCATTTAATAACTCAGCTCACGTCGACTCTACAATTTTTTAAAGCCGCTTGCCTTGTCTATTTGTCCTTAAACCCTCGACCAAAGTCAAGCTGAGAGTCTATTAAAGATGAGGAGTAATAAACTCTTTGATTTTAGCTGCATCTCTTAAGCCGACAAGACGAGCCACTTCTTTCCCATTTTTAATCAATACAATTGTTGGAACTGAAGTCACATCAAATTGTGCAGCTGTTTTTTGACAATGATCAACATCCACCTTAATAAAATTCAGCTTTCCTTTCATATCTGTTGCAACTTCTTCTAGAACA
The genomic region above belongs to Simkaniaceae bacterium and contains:
- the trxA gene encoding thioredoxin — translated: MAQSDLIHPVTDEEFTGKVQSGISLVDFFADWCGPCRMLTPVLEEVATDMKGKLNFIKVDVDHCQKTAAQFDVTSVPTIVLIKNGKEVARLVGLRDAAKIKEFITPHL